From Erwinia pyri, a single genomic window includes:
- a CDS encoding DMT family transporter, with protein sequence MQLLLILLVVCGGMGLSVEAGLLGPLGGQVGDLWATFSIFGVGAVLTFFLMLFFSPRNSPSFFALPGWQLLGGVLGPVYVVILTLATPAIGIAMTMIGILAGQVFKSLIIDHYGLFGTPHRKIDGKRIIALIFIIAALLLVAEGN encoded by the coding sequence ATGCAGCTTTTACTGATTTTACTTGTAGTGTGCGGCGGGATGGGATTATCCGTCGAGGCGGGCCTGTTGGGGCCTTTAGGCGGACAGGTGGGCGATTTATGGGCCACTTTCAGCATCTTTGGCGTGGGTGCGGTGCTGACCTTCTTCCTGATGCTCTTTTTCAGCCCGCGTAACAGCCCCTCTTTTTTTGCCCTGCCGGGTTGGCAGTTATTGGGCGGCGTTCTGGGTCCTGTCTATGTCGTTATCCTGACGCTTGCCACCCCTGCCATCGGCATCGCCATGACCATGATTGGCATTCTGGCCGGCCAGGTGTTTAAAAGCCTGATCATTGACCATTATGGCCTGTTTGGCACGCCCCATCGCAAAATCGACGGTAAGCGTATCATTGCTCTGATTTTTATTATTGCGGCTCTACTTCTGGTGGCTGAGGGAAACTGA
- a CDS encoding HAD family hydrolase, with amino-acid sequence MDLALFDLDETLICEDSTGLWLRWLVSQGFAPASLIEQEQALMAQYYQGSLSIEEYMNTTLSPLEGMGTLTVSGWVRRFIQRDILPRVYPSARERMAWHQQRGDTVMVVSASGEHLVVPIAEQLGAHGALAIGVEIVDDRYSGQTYGTMSYKEGKVTRLNDWLAIQQERAFAKTWAYSDSINDLPMLEHADHAFVINPSEPLHQLAEQRGWEVCRWVK; translated from the coding sequence ATGGATTTAGCTCTTTTCGATCTGGATGAAACGCTAATCTGTGAAGACAGTACCGGTTTGTGGCTTCGCTGGCTGGTGTCGCAGGGCTTTGCTCCCGCCTCGCTGATAGAGCAGGAGCAGGCGCTGATGGCGCAATATTATCAGGGGTCGCTCTCAATCGAAGAGTATATGAATACCACGCTGTCGCCGCTGGAGGGGATGGGCACGTTGACTGTATCCGGCTGGGTAAGACGCTTTATTCAGCGAGATATTCTTCCCCGCGTTTATCCTTCTGCTCGCGAGCGGATGGCATGGCATCAGCAGCGCGGTGATACGGTGATGGTGGTCTCAGCCAGCGGAGAGCATCTGGTGGTGCCGATAGCTGAACAGCTTGGCGCCCACGGCGCGCTGGCCATAGGCGTGGAAATTGTCGATGACCGTTACAGCGGGCAAACCTATGGCACCATGAGCTACAAAGAAGGCAAAGTGACCCGGCTGAATGACTGGCTTGCCATCCAGCAGGAGCGCGCGTTTGCCAAAACCTGGGCTTACAGTGATTCCATTAACGATCTGCCGATGCTGGAGCATGCCGATCACGCCTTTGTGATCAATCCCAGTGAACCGCTGCATCAACTGGCCGAGCAGCGGGGTTGGGAAGTCTGCCGCTGGGTGAAGTAG
- a CDS encoding DUF3313 domain-containing protein has protein sequence MRVLSLCLVAGVIVTALAGCSSKVAETQQFSGFLPDYSRLKPTESPSGKPTLRWISPDFHSADYRGIYYTPVVYYPVAKPTARVSQTTLDGLRTYVDTQFKTAAAKHKPLVTTTGPGTLIMKTAITTVSAENQDLKFYEVVPVAAVVASTMAASGHRTQNSLLYLELQLIDAQTGKPVIEAVRKAYGKTVPNNSAPITLEDLKQGADEMINDVTAFPQQP, from the coding sequence ATGCGTGTGCTGAGCCTTTGTCTGGTTGCCGGAGTAATTGTCACGGCTCTGGCCGGATGTTCGTCTAAGGTGGCTGAAACTCAACAGTTTTCCGGCTTTCTGCCAGACTATTCCCGATTAAAACCCACGGAATCACCCAGTGGTAAACCCACGCTGCGCTGGATTTCACCAGATTTTCATTCAGCCGATTACCGTGGAATCTATTACACCCCGGTAGTTTATTATCCTGTAGCCAAACCCACCGCCCGTGTCAGCCAGACAACGCTGGATGGTCTCAGAACCTATGTCGACACTCAGTTTAAAACAGCAGCGGCAAAACATAAGCCGCTGGTCACCACAACCGGGCCAGGCACGCTGATTATGAAAACGGCTATCACCACGGTGAGTGCAGAAAATCAGGATCTGAAATTTTATGAAGTGGTGCCGGTGGCGGCAGTGGTTGCCAGCACCATGGCTGCCTCCGGCCACCGTACCCAAAACAGCTTACTTTATCTGGAGCTTCAGCTGATTGATGCCCAGACCGGTAAGCCGGTTATTGAAGCGGTGCGCAAAGCCTATGGTAAAACCGTACCCAATAACAGCGCGCCCATTACGCTTGAAGACTTAAAACAGGGGGCGGACGAGATGATCAATGACGTCACCGCTTTCCCGCAGCAGCCCTGA
- a CDS encoding PQQ-dependent sugar dehydrogenase has protein sequence MPRLLSVCLLAVSAFMVWPALAAKVQVKELQSGLDHPWAVAFLPENQGILITERSGQLRRWQQGKGLSKPIAGVPEVWAQRQGGLLDVALAPDFSQNRHLYLSWTEADASGRAGAVVGYGVLSNDMTRLNDFKVILRQQPPLSSGANLGSRIVFDHAGYLYVTFGDNFQAASAQDLGALSGKIVRLNADGSIPPDNPFVGKQGARGEIWSYGMRNPQGIAWNPWTQAIWENEHGPRGGDEVNILRKGENYGWPLATWGIDYSGEKVPGSQGGTAPGTLQPAFWWKVSPALSGMTFYNHSRFPQWKGSLFIGALKDKSLIHLTLKGDRITEKERLLKDRGERIRDVRQGPDGYLYVLTDESDGKLLQVGLEE, from the coding sequence ATGCCTCGTTTGCTTAGCGTTTGTCTGCTGGCGGTCTCAGCGTTTATGGTCTGGCCCGCACTGGCGGCGAAAGTACAGGTTAAAGAGCTGCAAAGCGGGCTGGATCACCCCTGGGCCGTGGCGTTTCTGCCGGAAAATCAGGGAATATTAATCACTGAACGATCGGGCCAGCTGCGCCGCTGGCAGCAGGGAAAAGGGTTATCAAAACCGATTGCTGGCGTGCCCGAAGTCTGGGCGCAGCGGCAGGGCGGCCTGCTGGACGTGGCGCTGGCACCAGATTTCAGTCAGAACCGCCATCTCTATCTGAGCTGGACTGAAGCTGACGCTTCAGGGCGCGCAGGGGCCGTGGTGGGTTATGGCGTGCTCAGCAACGATATGACCCGACTTAACGATTTTAAAGTCATTCTCCGGCAGCAGCCGCCACTTTCCAGCGGGGCGAATCTCGGCTCGCGAATCGTTTTTGATCACGCAGGCTATCTCTACGTGACCTTTGGCGATAACTTCCAGGCCGCTTCCGCGCAGGATCTGGGCGCACTTAGCGGAAAAATCGTGCGTCTGAACGCCGATGGCTCCATTCCGCCAGATAACCCTTTTGTGGGCAAACAGGGTGCCAGAGGTGAGATCTGGAGCTACGGCATGCGTAACCCACAGGGCATTGCCTGGAACCCCTGGACCCAGGCGATATGGGAAAATGAGCATGGCCCGCGCGGCGGTGATGAGGTCAATATTCTGCGTAAAGGCGAGAACTACGGCTGGCCGCTGGCAACGTGGGGCATCGATTACAGCGGTGAGAAAGTGCCAGGTTCCCAGGGGGGAACCGCGCCGGGTACCCTCCAGCCCGCTTTCTGGTGGAAAGTCTCTCCCGCCCTCAGCGGCATGACTTTTTATAACCATTCGCGTTTTCCGCAGTGGAAAGGTTCGTTGTTTATCGGTGCGCTGAAGGATAAAAGTCTTATTCATCTGACCCTGAAGGGCGATCGGATCACAGAGAAAGAGCGTTTATTAAAGGATCGCGGGGAACGCATCAGGGATGTTCGTCAGGGGCCGGACGGCTATCTCTATGTGCTGACGGATGAATCTGACGGCAAATTGTTGCAGGTGGGTTTGGAAGAATAA
- a CDS encoding DMT family transporter — protein MTILMIILAVLGGVTLSVQAAINGQLGSKVGVFKSAFLTFSVGALVTALLILYFEPRHAISLLDVPKWQLLGAFCGVPYIVIMVLAIQKIGSAVATVAVIFGQLAMSMLIDSFGWLGNDAIPFSMSRLGAILCLGIALAFIYSSSKKPAAASRKDLAQASARD, from the coding sequence ATGACTATTTTAATGATTATCCTGGCGGTACTGGGTGGCGTTACGCTCAGCGTTCAGGCGGCAATTAATGGCCAGCTGGGCAGCAAAGTGGGCGTATTCAAAAGTGCGTTTCTGACCTTCTCTGTAGGTGCGCTGGTCACCGCCTTACTGATTTTATATTTTGAACCCAGGCACGCTATCAGCCTGCTGGACGTGCCGAAATGGCAGCTGCTGGGCGCTTTTTGTGGCGTGCCTTATATCGTTATCATGGTGCTGGCGATTCAAAAAATTGGATCCGCAGTGGCAACCGTGGCCGTTATTTTTGGTCAGCTGGCCATGAGCATGCTTATCGACAGCTTTGGCTGGTTGGGCAATGACGCGATCCCCTTCTCTATGAGCCGCCTTGGAGCGATCCTCTGTCTGGGCATCGCGCTGGCCTTTATTTACTCCAGCAGTAAAAAGCCTGCAGCGGCTTCCCGTAAGGATTTGGCGCAGGCCTCAGCACGCGACTAA
- the rimO gene encoding 30S ribosomal protein S12 methylthiotransferase RimO, with amino-acid sequence MSQNTIMAPRVGFVSLGCPKNLVDSERILTELRTEGYEVVPRYDDAEIVIVNTCGFIDSAVQESLEAIGEALNENGKVIVTGCLGAKEDQIREVHPKVLEITGPHSYEQVLSHVHQYVPKPKHNPFLSLVPEQGVKLTPRHYAYLKISEGCNHRCTFCIIPSMRGDLDSRPIGSVLDEAKRLAEAGVKELLVISQDTSAYGVDVKHRTGFWNGSPVKTSMVSLCEQLAKLGVWVRLHYVYPYPHVDDVIPLMAEGKLLPYLDIPLQHASPRILKLMKRPGAVERTLERIKRWREICPELTLRSTFIVGFPGETEEDFQMLLDFLKEARLDRVGCFKYSPVEGATANQLPDPVPESVKEERYDRFMQLQQAISAERLQEKVGREILVIIDEVDEEGAIGRSMADAPEIDGAVYLNGEKSLKPGDVVRVKVDNADEYDLWASKI; translated from the coding sequence ATGTCGCAAAATACAATAATGGCGCCCCGGGTCGGTTTCGTCTCGCTGGGCTGCCCGAAAAATCTGGTGGACTCGGAGCGGATCCTCACCGAGTTACGAACAGAAGGGTATGAAGTGGTGCCGCGTTATGATGATGCGGAGATCGTTATCGTCAACACCTGCGGCTTTATTGACAGCGCGGTGCAGGAGTCGCTGGAAGCGATTGGCGAGGCGCTGAATGAAAATGGCAAGGTGATTGTTACCGGCTGCCTGGGTGCAAAAGAGGATCAGATCCGTGAAGTGCACCCAAAAGTGCTGGAAATCACCGGGCCTCACAGCTACGAGCAGGTGCTGTCGCACGTTCATCAGTATGTGCCTAAACCTAAGCACAACCCCTTTCTGAGCCTGGTGCCGGAACAGGGCGTAAAGCTGACGCCGCGCCATTACGCCTACCTGAAAATCTCTGAAGGCTGCAACCATCGCTGCACCTTCTGCATTATTCCTTCCATGCGCGGCGATCTCGACAGCCGTCCGATCGGCTCGGTGCTGGATGAAGCTAAACGCCTGGCTGAGGCTGGGGTGAAAGAGCTGCTGGTTATTTCGCAGGACACTTCAGCCTATGGCGTGGACGTTAAACACCGTACCGGTTTCTGGAACGGATCGCCGGTAAAAACCAGCATGGTCAGCCTTTGCGAGCAGTTAGCGAAGCTGGGCGTCTGGGTTCGCCTGCACTACGTCTACCCTTATCCTCATGTGGATGATGTCATTCCACTGATGGCGGAAGGTAAGCTGCTCCCTTATCTGGATATCCCTCTGCAGCACGCCAGCCCGCGGATCCTGAAACTGATGAAACGCCCGGGTGCCGTAGAGCGCACGCTGGAGCGCATCAAGCGCTGGCGTGAAATTTGCCCGGAGCTGACGCTGCGCTCCACCTTTATCGTAGGCTTCCCTGGCGAAACGGAAGAAGATTTCCAGATGTTGCTGGACTTCCTGAAAGAGGCGCGGCTGGATCGCGTTGGCTGCTTCAAATACAGCCCGGTTGAAGGCGCAACGGCAAACCAGCTGCCGGACCCGGTGCCGGAGTCGGTGAAAGAAGAGCGTTACGATCGCTTTATGCAGCTGCAGCAGGCCATTTCTGCTGAGCGCCTGCAGGAAAAAGTGGGGCGTGAGATCCTGGTGATCATCGATGAGGTGGATGAAGAAGGTGCCATTGGCCGCAGCATGGCGGATGCGCCGGAAATCGACGGTGCGGTATACCTGAACGGTGAAAAATCCCTGAAGCCAGGGGATGTGGTTCGTGTGAAGGTGGATAACGCCGACGAATACGACCTGTGGGCCTCTAAAATCTGA
- a CDS encoding DUF4385 domain-containing protein, whose amino-acid sequence MKEFDYEQDFKNIDFRQHPERYQVGRGEQGVLMVEPYKSEILPHWRFKTPAIAEVSSKKIMELFEAYRDQDDFVGMDMARKFIQMGYTRARRYANHKGGKKYGVDREILPYELNEEKAAAAAIFKRCWDTLREDKDYLARKKKHQAEYG is encoded by the coding sequence ATGAAAGAGTTCGACTATGAGCAGGATTTCAAAAATATCGATTTTCGCCAGCATCCGGAGCGGTATCAGGTAGGGCGGGGCGAGCAGGGTGTGCTGATGGTGGAGCCTTATAAAAGCGAAATCCTGCCGCACTGGCGCTTTAAAACGCCCGCGATTGCGGAAGTCTCATCCAAAAAAATCATGGAGCTGTTTGAAGCGTACCGCGACCAGGACGATTTTGTCGGCATGGATATGGCGCGAAAGTTCATCCAGATGGGCTACACCCGCGCCAGGCGTTATGCCAATCACAAAGGCGGCAAAAAATATGGCGTGGATCGTGAAATCCTGCCTTATGAACTGAATGAGGAAAAAGCGGCGGCGGCGGCTATCTTCAAGCGCTGCTGGGATACCTTGCGGGAGGATAAAGATTATTTAGCCCGTAAGAAAAAGCATCAGGCTGAGTATGGCTGA
- a CDS encoding HAAAP family serine/threonine permease, with protein MESSRTATLAGSAVEQPTSWRKSDTMWMLGLYGTAIGAGVLFLPINAGIGGLIPLIIMTLLAFPMTFFAHRGLCRFVLSGRKPGEDITGVVEEHFGNGAGKLLTLLYFFAIYPILLVYSVAITNTVESFMTHQLHMQAPPRFLLALILIAGLMTIVRFGKEMIVKTMSVLVYPFVLVLMALALFLIPHWNSSIFHNVTLAGSGNGLGITLWLAIPVMVFSFNHSPIISAFAVAKKQEYGDRAEQKCSKILAFSHAMMVVTVMFFVFSCVLSLSPENLAEAKSQNISILSYLANHFNTPLMAWLAPIIAMVAITKSFLGHYLGAREGFNGLIVKSLGEKGKNLPEAKLNRITALFMLVTTWIVATLNPSILGMIETLGGPVIAVLLFLMPMYAINKVPAMRQYSGKISNVFVVLTGLTAISAIAYDLI; from the coding sequence ATGGAGTCATCCAGGACGGCCACGCTGGCGGGTAGCGCTGTTGAACAGCCCACCAGCTGGCGCAAAAGTGACACAATGTGGATGTTAGGCCTGTACGGGACGGCCATCGGTGCCGGGGTGCTTTTCCTGCCGATCAATGCCGGCATCGGCGGGCTGATCCCGCTGATCATTATGACGCTGCTGGCGTTCCCGATGACCTTCTTTGCCCATCGTGGCCTGTGCAGGTTCGTGCTCTCCGGCCGCAAACCAGGGGAAGATATTACCGGCGTGGTGGAAGAGCACTTTGGCAACGGCGCCGGTAAACTGCTTACCCTGCTCTATTTCTTCGCCATCTATCCCATCCTGTTGGTTTACAGCGTAGCTATCACCAACACTGTTGAAAGCTTTATGACGCATCAGCTGCACATGCAGGCACCGCCACGATTTTTGCTGGCGCTGATCCTGATTGCCGGTTTGATGACCATTGTGCGTTTCGGCAAAGAGATGATTGTGAAAACCATGAGCGTGCTGGTCTATCCCTTTGTACTGGTTCTGATGGCGCTGGCGCTCTTTTTAATTCCGCACTGGAACAGTTCGATTTTCCATAACGTCACCCTGGCCGGCAGCGGCAACGGGCTGGGAATAACGCTGTGGCTGGCCATTCCGGTAATGGTTTTTTCGTTTAACCACTCTCCGATTATTTCTGCCTTTGCGGTGGCCAAAAAGCAAGAGTATGGCGACAGGGCTGAGCAGAAATGCTCGAAAATTCTGGCCTTCAGTCATGCAATGATGGTGGTGACGGTGATGTTTTTTGTCTTCAGCTGTGTGCTGAGCCTCTCGCCGGAGAACCTGGCTGAAGCAAAATCACAGAACATCTCCATCCTTTCCTATCTGGCGAACCATTTCAATACGCCGCTGATGGCCTGGCTCGCCCCCATTATCGCCATGGTCGCGATTACTAAATCTTTCCTGGGCCACTATCTTGGCGCACGGGAAGGTTTCAACGGACTGATAGTCAAATCGTTAGGGGAGAAAGGGAAAAATCTGCCGGAAGCGAAGCTGAACAGGATTACCGCCCTGTTTATGCTGGTCACGACCTGGATTGTAGCGACGCTGAACCCCAGCATATTAGGGATGATTGAAACGCTGGGCGGCCCGGTTATTGCGGTACTGCTGTTCCTGATGCCGATGTATGCGATCAATAAAGTGCCAGCAATGCGCCAGTACAGCGGCAAAATCAGCAACGTCTTTGTGGTGCTGACAGGGTTAACAGCTATCTCCGCTATCGCTTACGACCTGATTTAG
- a CDS encoding phosphatase PAP2 family protein — MKSPSILNRSTTASVIRNEAIYLLPARFYLIQLILLGVTGLIFTWISRHEAWDLALTRVWFDPVTQQFPWKDNRWLDLINHRLLKDLVIAAAAVALVTGLIKRNGRLVLLTVLIGVGPLVVGILKASSAHSCPWDLMEFGGKAVSFPLFSAIPVDSGPGRCFPGGHASSGFGIMALFFWYWPRRPLLAWGCFALGVTLGMVMGYGQLMRGAHFLSHNLWAGWWVWLSQCLTFGCVSYLVNKTRKM, encoded by the coding sequence ATGAAATCACCATCCATTCTTAACAGAAGCACAACCGCCAGCGTAATTAGGAACGAAGCTATTTATCTTCTTCCTGCCCGCTTCTATCTTATCCAGCTGATCTTGCTGGGGGTAACAGGGCTGATTTTCACCTGGATTTCCCGCCATGAAGCTTGGGATCTCGCTCTGACACGGGTGTGGTTTGACCCCGTGACGCAGCAATTCCCCTGGAAAGATAATCGCTGGCTGGATCTGATCAATCACCGTTTGTTAAAGGACCTGGTGATCGCCGCTGCGGCAGTTGCTCTGGTAACCGGCCTTATCAAGCGCAATGGCCGTTTAGTGCTGCTCACCGTGCTGATTGGCGTAGGCCCGCTGGTGGTCGGCATTCTGAAAGCGAGCAGCGCGCACTCCTGCCCGTGGGATCTGATGGAATTTGGCGGCAAAGCTGTCTCATTTCCGCTCTTTTCCGCCATACCCGTCGACAGCGGGCCGGGCAGGTGCTTTCCGGGCGGTCATGCATCAAGCGGGTTTGGGATAATGGCGCTCTTTTTCTGGTACTGGCCCCGTCGCCCTCTGCTGGCCTGGGGCTGCTTTGCGCTTGGAGTGACGCTGGGCATGGTGATGGGCTATGGCCAGTTGATGCGCGGAGCGCATTTCCTTTCACACAATTTATGGGCTGGCTGGTGGGTTTGGCTGAGCCAATGTTTAACTTTCGGGTGCGTTTCGTACCTGGTGAATAAGACGAGGAAGATGTAA
- a CDS encoding serine hydrolase: protein MKKMFLSATVKTLILSTPVLLFTLAARAEEAPAAPQIEAKAWILLDYNSGKVLTESHADDRLDPASLTKMMATYVIGQAIKAGKISNDDMVTVGKDAWATGNPKLQGSSLMFLKPGDRIPVSELNKGIIIQSGNDASIALADYVAGSQDSFVSLMNSYVKALGLQNTQFRTVHGLDSEGQYSTARDMALIGQALIRDVPEEYALHKEKEFTFNRIRQHNRNRLLWSTNLQVDGIKTGHTEGAGNNLVASAVQGDQRLISVVLGAATDAIRFRESEKLLTWGFRFYETVTPIKADKPFSTQRVWYGDRKEVNLGVAKDASITLPKGQIKDLKASFTLNQPQLTAPLRKNQVVGNIDFQLNGKTIEQRPLVVMEEVKEGGFLSRIWDFVMMKMTGWFGKWFA from the coding sequence ATGAAGAAAATGTTCCTCTCTGCCACTGTTAAAACTCTGATTCTCTCCACACCCGTTTTGCTCTTCACGCTGGCTGCCCGCGCTGAAGAGGCGCCCGCAGCACCGCAGATTGAGGCTAAAGCCTGGATACTGCTGGATTACAACAGCGGTAAAGTGCTGACGGAATCGCATGCTGACGATCGGCTTGACCCGGCCAGCCTGACTAAAATGATGGCAACCTATGTCATTGGCCAGGCTATCAAGGCTGGAAAAATTTCCAATGATGACATGGTGACCGTAGGCAAAGATGCCTGGGCGACCGGCAATCCTAAGCTACAGGGCTCGTCGCTGATGTTCCTCAAGCCCGGCGACCGCATCCCGGTTTCGGAACTCAATAAGGGAATTATTATCCAGTCTGGTAATGACGCCAGTATTGCACTGGCGGATTACGTCGCGGGTAGCCAGGACTCTTTCGTCAGCCTGATGAACAGCTATGTTAAGGCGCTGGGGCTGCAGAACACGCAGTTCAGAACCGTACACGGGCTGGATTCAGAAGGGCAGTACAGTACGGCCAGAGATATGGCGCTGATTGGTCAGGCATTGATTCGCGATGTGCCTGAGGAATATGCGCTGCATAAAGAGAAGGAGTTCACCTTCAACCGTATCCGTCAGCATAACCGCAATCGTCTGTTGTGGAGCACCAACCTGCAGGTTGATGGCATTAAAACCGGACATACCGAGGGCGCTGGCAACAATCTGGTGGCTTCGGCGGTACAGGGCGATCAGCGTTTGATCTCGGTAGTATTAGGTGCCGCTACGGACGCCATCCGCTTCCGCGAAAGTGAAAAGCTGCTGACCTGGGGTTTCCGGTTTTATGAAACCGTAACGCCGATAAAAGCGGACAAGCCTTTTTCAACCCAGCGCGTCTGGTATGGCGACAGGAAAGAGGTCAACCTTGGCGTCGCGAAGGATGCTTCCATCACCCTGCCAAAAGGGCAGATAAAGGATCTGAAAGCGAGTTTTACGCTTAATCAGCCGCAGCTGACCGCTCCGCTCAGAAAAAACCAGGTGGTGGGAAATATCGACTTTCAGCTGAATGGCAAGACGATTGAGCAGCGGCCGCTGGTGGTGATGGAGGAGGTTAAAGAGGGCGGATTTTTAAGCCGGATCTGGGATTTTGTCATGATGAAAATGACCGGATGGTTCGGCAAATGGTTTGCCTGA
- a CDS encoding LysR family transcriptional regulator: MNEGMINIRSLQLFISVFNAQSFSQVARREGVSASLVSRTVHQLEEALGQQLFYRTTRAVIPTEAGRLFVDYARNMTEQLSEARKELQDRALEPAGLVRLNAPVFFGQRHIAPWLAGFARRYPRLQIELILTDDYIDPHREATDVIFRIGTLTDSSFHARIFGTQRYHAAASPAYLQRHGTPLTPQELTGHDCLVYRGFAGPNRWLFRQNSAPWAHYQVKALLTSNNAETLLTAALGGMGIVLFPDWLIGDRLQTGELVKVLPEFETANKTEGQQIAAIYPNSRRPPLNVRAVIDYFVEVYGSPLYWKYD, from the coding sequence ATGAATGAAGGCATGATAAATATTCGCTCTCTACAGCTCTTTATCAGCGTCTTTAACGCGCAGAGTTTTTCGCAGGTGGCCAGGCGGGAAGGGGTTTCTGCATCACTGGTGTCGCGCACGGTGCATCAGCTGGAAGAGGCGCTGGGGCAACAGCTTTTTTATCGTACCACGCGCGCGGTGATCCCTACTGAAGCGGGCAGGCTGTTCGTTGACTATGCCAGAAATATGACCGAACAGCTCAGCGAAGCGCGCAAGGAACTTCAGGACCGGGCGCTTGAACCCGCAGGGCTGGTCAGACTTAACGCGCCGGTATTTTTCGGGCAGCGGCATATCGCGCCCTGGCTGGCAGGTTTCGCCAGACGTTATCCCCGCCTGCAAATTGAGCTGATCTTAACCGATGACTATATCGATCCCCATCGTGAGGCCACCGATGTGATCTTTCGCATCGGCACGCTTACGGACTCCTCCTTCCATGCCCGGATATTCGGCACGCAGCGCTATCATGCCGCGGCATCACCCGCCTATCTGCAACGTCACGGCACCCCCCTTACACCGCAGGAGCTGACCGGGCATGACTGCCTGGTCTACAGAGGTTTTGCCGGTCCCAATCGCTGGCTGTTCCGGCAAAACAGTGCCCCCTGGGCGCACTATCAGGTGAAGGCTTTACTCACCTCCAATAATGCGGAGACGCTGCTCACCGCTGCGCTGGGTGGCATGGGGATTGTGCTTTTTCCTGACTGGCTGATAGGCGATCGTTTGCAAACGGGCGAGCTGGTGAAAGTTCTGCCTGAATTTGAGACGGCGAATAAAACGGAGGGGCAGCAGATTGCCGCTATCTATCCCAATTCACGTCGTCCGCCCCTGAATGTCCGTGCGGTCATTGACTATTTTGTTGAAGTCTACGGCTCTCCGCTTTACTGGAAATATGATTAA
- the ybjG gene encoding undecaprenyl-diphosphate phosphatase, whose translation MEELNRTLFLWINATPASPDWLLSLATFVARDLIAIVPVLIVALWLWGPERQVGSQRKLVLKTGIALAYALTISWCVGNLFPHARPFVMGIGHQFLPHAPDDSYPSDHGTAIFTVAIAFLCWHRVWSGVLLIVMGIAIAWSRIYLGVHWPMDMLGGLLVGGLSCLFAQVAWSFFGRRLLQNISSLYRLVFSFPIRKGWVRN comes from the coding sequence ATGGAAGAACTTAACCGGACGCTGTTTCTCTGGATCAATGCCACCCCCGCATCCCCTGACTGGCTGCTCTCTCTCGCTACGTTTGTCGCCCGGGATCTTATTGCTATTGTCCCGGTGCTGATCGTCGCGCTGTGGCTGTGGGGGCCTGAGCGTCAGGTCGGTTCACAACGTAAGCTGGTGCTGAAAACCGGTATCGCGCTGGCTTACGCTTTGACTATTTCATGGTGCGTGGGGAACCTGTTCCCTCACGCACGACCTTTTGTCATGGGCATAGGTCACCAGTTTCTGCCGCATGCGCCCGATGATTCCTACCCCAGCGATCACGGTACTGCTATCTTTACTGTCGCGATTGCCTTCCTTTGCTGGCACCGCGTCTGGTCTGGCGTGCTGCTGATAGTGATGGGCATCGCTATCGCCTGGTCACGCATCTATCTTGGCGTTCACTGGCCGATGGATATGCTGGGAGGATTGCTGGTGGGTGGACTCTCCTGCCTGTTTGCCCAGGTGGCATGGTCCTTTTTTGGCCGTCGCTTATTGCAGAATATCTCTTCACTTTACCGACTGGTATTTTCCTTCCCCATCCGGAAGGGCTGGGTACGTAATTAG